One genomic window of Desulfovibrio inopinatus DSM 10711 includes the following:
- a CDS encoding cold shock domain-containing protein, translating to MSFEGTVKWFSDKKGYGFITRNDEDDVFVHYSSIQGDGFRTLREGEQVEFEIIEGDRGPKAANVVKRS from the coding sequence ATGAGTTTTGAGGGCACTGTAAAATGGTTTAGCGACAAGAAAGGTTACGGCTTCATCACACGAAATGACGAAGATGACGTCTTTGTACATTACTCTTCTATTCAAGGGGATGGATTCCGTACGCTTCGAGAAGGCGAGCAGGTCGAGTTCGAAATCATCGAAGGCGATCGCGGTCCTAAAGCCGCCAACGTTGTTAAACGCAGCTAG
- the proC gene encoding pyrroline-5-carboxylate reductase produces the protein MATIGFIGLGNMGAAMIRGLSGSGDIDFVGFDLDRERLNVLCTECSMQACDTPSDVVAKADFIVLCIKPHQVKDLLKTVREILTPEKRILSIAAGVTMKQLGKWSGHTAPVIRVMPNTPALVGAGVFAVCLDDTLLTDDDKSFVVDMLSRVGAVHVLPEKDFDTFTAVAGCGPAYVFYFMEALIEAAVREGLTRDKATAIVLELFKGSTKLADESPLHLSVLREMVCSPAGATIEGVACFDDRAVRAAIVDGVRAARIRSEELGD, from the coding sequence ATGGCTACCATCGGCTTCATCGGGCTGGGGAATATGGGAGCGGCCATGATCCGTGGCCTATCCGGATCGGGCGATATCGATTTTGTCGGTTTCGACCTTGATCGGGAGCGTCTCAACGTGCTGTGCACCGAATGCTCCATGCAGGCGTGCGACACACCGAGTGACGTTGTGGCCAAGGCTGATTTCATTGTGTTGTGCATCAAGCCGCATCAGGTCAAGGATCTCCTGAAGACCGTGCGCGAAATCCTCACACCGGAAAAGCGTATTCTTTCTATTGCCGCCGGTGTGACGATGAAACAACTTGGAAAATGGTCCGGCCATACGGCTCCGGTTATCCGTGTTATGCCCAATACTCCTGCCTTGGTTGGAGCCGGTGTTTTTGCCGTATGTCTCGACGACACGTTGTTGACCGACGATGATAAATCCTTTGTCGTGGATATGCTGTCCCGTGTCGGGGCTGTCCATGTGCTTCCGGAAAAAGATTTCGATACATTCACGGCTGTCGCCGGTTGTGGTCCGGCCTATGTGTTTTACTTCATGGAAGCCTTGATTGAAGCCGCTGTGCGCGAAGGACTGACACGCGACAAAGCCACTGCTATCGTTCTTGAATTGTTCAAGGGCTCGACGAAGCTGGCGGATGAATCCCCGTTGCATCTCAGTGTGCTGCGGGAGATGGTGTGTTCCCCTGCGGGTGCGACGATAGAAGGAGTGGCTTGTTTCGATGATCGTGCTGTTCGTGCAGCCATTGTTGATGGTGTTCGCGCGGCGCGTATTCGAAGCGAAGAACTCGGAGATTAA